A part of Streptomyces sp. NBC_01451 genomic DNA contains:
- a CDS encoding SAV2148 family HEPN domain-containing protein, whose product MGSGGLELPPGDEGHEGNSTEVPPGAVSLARPMETGSIGPELDWDADAWREVRTRAQRAGRAYIWLNLVEQRLRAVVAAVLRPIYEPVHGDEWVVAAAGPAGQEWVQRAVAVREVSRRKGYLLDPADDNVLSFLTLPQLRELMVQHWPCFEPYIDERRDVELALDELEVTRNVVSRNRALSEAVLGQAERASGKLLETLGAGGDVPSARRLPVDAVEDLVGERYGDVVAVHTDRVRLMRQFPAEDIFGGARRLDAIGIGLNLLVQNFSGRRLVRLAESGCRVRLLFLNPASSAVKRRERELGIKRGELSRAVEMNILHMRRVRSKLRDPGAFEIQVFDETPRFTAYLVDGDGSDGVAIVQTYLRRTRGMEAPVLVLRGGTRVVKPGEVEESGLFPTYREEFEVAWADSRPVS is encoded by the coding sequence GTGGGCTCGGGAGGGTTGGAGCTGCCCCCTGGTGACGAGGGTCACGAGGGGAACTCCACAGAGGTCCCGCCCGGCGCGGTGTCCCTGGCACGGCCGATGGAGACGGGTTCCATCGGCCCGGAACTGGACTGGGACGCCGATGCCTGGCGCGAGGTGCGTACGCGCGCCCAGCGGGCCGGCCGGGCCTACATCTGGCTGAACCTGGTCGAACAGCGGCTGCGCGCGGTCGTGGCCGCCGTCCTGCGCCCCATCTACGAACCCGTCCACGGCGACGAGTGGGTGGTAGCCGCCGCCGGACCCGCCGGCCAGGAGTGGGTGCAGCGCGCGGTCGCCGTACGCGAAGTCAGCCGCCGCAAGGGCTACTTGCTCGACCCGGCCGACGACAACGTCCTCAGCTTCCTGACCCTCCCGCAGCTGCGGGAGCTGATGGTGCAGCACTGGCCGTGCTTCGAGCCGTACATCGACGAGCGCCGGGACGTCGAACTCGCCCTGGACGAGCTGGAGGTCACCCGCAACGTCGTCTCCCGCAACCGGGCCCTGTCCGAGGCGGTCCTGGGCCAGGCCGAGCGGGCCTCGGGCAAGCTCCTGGAGACCCTCGGCGCGGGCGGCGACGTGCCCTCCGCGCGCCGGCTGCCGGTGGACGCGGTCGAGGACCTGGTGGGCGAACGGTACGGGGACGTGGTCGCCGTGCACACCGACCGCGTACGGCTGATGCGCCAGTTCCCGGCCGAGGACATCTTCGGCGGCGCGCGTCGCCTCGACGCCATCGGCATCGGCCTCAACCTGCTCGTGCAGAACTTCTCCGGGCGGCGGCTGGTGCGGCTGGCGGAGTCGGGCTGCCGGGTGCGGCTGCTGTTCCTGAACCCCGCGTCCAGCGCGGTGAAGCGGCGCGAGCGGGAACTCGGCATCAAGCGGGGCGAGTTGAGCCGGGCCGTGGAGATGAACATCCTGCACATGCGCCGGGTGCGGTCCAAGCTGCGCGATCCGGGCGCCTTCGAGATCCAGGTCTTCGACGAGACGCCCCGTTTCACCGCCTACCTCGTCGACGGGGACGGCTCGGACGGGGTCGCGATCGTGCAGACCTATCTGCGCCGGACGCGGGGGATGGAGGCGCCGGTGCTGGTGCTGCGGGGCGGAACCCGGGTGGTCAAGCCGGGCGAGGTGGAGGAGAGCGGCCTTTTCCCGACATACCGCGAGGAGTTCGAGGTGGCCTGGGCGGATTCACGTCCGGTGTCCTGA
- a CDS encoding 3'-5' exonuclease — MGWHHELLIGFDLETTGTDPSEARIVTGAVIEVRDGEPLGHREWLADPGVEIPADAVAVHGITNERATSEGRPADQVADAMADVLATYWKTGVPVVAYNANFDLTLLSAELRRHGLPSLRERLGGLDPAPVIDPYTIDRSVDRYRRGKRNLEAVCREYGVALEAAHDASADALAAARLARAIAERHPKVAALGPVELHRRQIEWYAEWAADFQSFLRRKGEVDAVVDGTWPVREVVGEVV; from the coding sequence ATGGGCTGGCACCATGAGCTGCTCATCGGCTTCGACCTGGAGACGACAGGGACGGACCCGAGCGAGGCACGCATCGTCACCGGCGCGGTGATCGAGGTGAGGGACGGTGAGCCGCTCGGCCATCGGGAATGGCTGGCCGACCCGGGTGTGGAGATCCCGGCGGACGCGGTGGCGGTGCACGGCATCACCAATGAGCGCGCGACGAGCGAGGGCCGGCCGGCCGACCAGGTCGCGGACGCGATGGCGGACGTGCTGGCGACGTACTGGAAGACGGGCGTGCCGGTGGTCGCCTACAACGCGAACTTCGACCTCACGCTGCTCTCCGCCGAGTTGCGACGGCACGGCCTGCCGTCCCTGCGTGAGCGGCTCGGCGGCCTGGATCCCGCTCCGGTGATCGACCCGTACACGATCGACCGCTCCGTCGACCGCTACCGGCGCGGCAAGCGCAACCTCGAAGCGGTGTGCAGGGAGTACGGCGTCGCGCTGGAGGCGGCTCACGACGCGTCGGCGGACGCGCTGGCCGCGGCGCGGCTGGCGCGCGCGATAGCCGAGCGGCATCCCAAGGTCGCGGCGCTCGGGCCGGTGGAACTGCACCGGCGTCAGATCGAGTGGTACGCGGAGTGGGCGGCGGACTTTCAGAGCTTCCTGCGGCGCAAGGGGGAGGTCGACGCGGTGGTCGACGGGACGTGGCCCGTGCGAGAGGTTGTGGGCGAGGTGGTGTGA